The following coding sequences are from one Danio rerio strain Tuebingen ecotype United States chromosome 21, GRCz12tu, whole genome shotgun sequence window:
- the lipia gene encoding lipase member H precursor — protein MIYRKIIWGILYVTLMLFDTHRAQECEEMTDLNFKDSLAGTSLKVRLLLYTRADPSCGQLLSHQEPFSNSQFNVSSVTTFLIHGYRPTGSPPVWMKQFVEFLLNRRDMNVIVVDWNRGATNMNYWQVVKNTRKVANNLTDLIQKMKDNGANLSSIHMIGVSLGAHISGFTGANFNGEIGRITALDPAGPEFNGRPPEDRLDPSDALFVEALHTDMDALGYRNLLGHIDYYANGGADQPGCPKTILSGSEYFKCDHQRSVFLYMSSVNGSCPIIAYPCESYTDFQDGTCMDCGKFKSAGCPIFGYDSVRWRDTLVQLEQTRTYFQTNKASPFCKVGYKVDIVSWNQKTHWGYLTIKLSNGTEETQVELNHKSLKFERFQETSVLAQFERDIQPVKKITLKFCPRKGLRPRKKLRLLHIRLTPLQNHLRPLCRYDLLLEESKDVTFKPIPCEDSNF, from the exons CTCAGGAATGTGAAGAGATGACAGACCTTAACTTTAAAGACTCCCTCGCTGGTACATCTTTGAAAGTTAGACTGCTGCTTTACACACGAGCTGATCCGTCCTGCGGTCAGCTGCTTTCTCACCAGGAGCCCTTCAGTAATTCCCAATTCAACGTCAGCTCTGTTACCACCTTCCTCATCCATGGTTACCGGCCCACCGGCTCACCCCCTGTTTGGATGAAACAATTTGTGGAGTTCCTTCTGAACCGCCGCGATATGAATGTTATCGTGGTGGATTGGAATCGTGGAGCAACCAACATGAACTACTGGCAAGTTGTGAAAAATACACGCAAGGTGGCTAATAATCTTACGGACCTCATCCAAAAAATGAAg GACAATGGGGCCAATCTCAGCTCTATACACATGATAGGTGTCAGTCTGGGAGCCCACATTTCAGGATTCACTGGGGCCAACTTTAATGGTGAAATTGGTAGAATAACAG CACTGGATCCAGCAGGGCCAGAGTTCAACGGTCGGCCCCCTGAGGACCGTTTAGACCCTTCTGATGCCCTGTTTGTGGAAGCCCTACACACAGACATGGATG CATTAGGCTATCGAAATCTTCTGGGTCACATCGACTACTACGCTAATGGAGGGGCAGATCAGCCAGGATGTCCTAAAACCATCCTATCAG GATCCGAGTATTTTAAGTGTGACCACCAGAGGTCAGTGTTTCTCTATATGAGTTCCGTGAACGGCTCCTGTCCCATTATTGCCTACCCCTGTGAATCCTACACTGACTTCCAAGACGGGACGTGCATGGATTGTGGGAAATTTAAGTCAGCCGGATGCCCTATTTTTG GTTATGATTCTGTACGCTGGAGGGACACCCTGGTGCAGCTTGAACAAACAAGGACATATTTTCAAACGAATAAAGCTTCTCCGTTCTGCA AGGTTGGTTACAAGGTTGATATCGTATCGTGGAACCAGAAAACCCACTGGGGATATTTGACAATTAAATTATCCAATGGAACTGAAGAGACACAAGTCGAACTCAATCA TAAATCCTTAAAGTTCGAGAGGTTTCAGGAGACCTCTGTCCTGGCTCAGTTTGAGAGAGACATTCAGCCTGTTAAAAAGATTACACTGAAGTTCTGCCCCAGAAAAGGACTGCGGCCACGCAAGAAACTGCGGCTTCTGCATATACGCCTCACTCCTCTACAGAACCACCTCAG GCCTCTGTGTCGCTACGATCTTCTGCTGGAGGAAAGTAAAGATGTGACCTTCAAACCTATTCCATGTGAAGACTCCAACTTTTGA